One part of the Vicia villosa cultivar HV-30 ecotype Madison, WI linkage group LG6, Vvil1.0, whole genome shotgun sequence genome encodes these proteins:
- the LOC131612797 gene encoding uncharacterized protein LOC131612797, which translates to MEGERRKRKTVEEEEEENDDEKMEKFFALIKSTRDLLSKPDKKVEEKKEKGIWNPTFQLEDFIGCEEIAKSNNSSVSVSVTHHHDAKAGSSSEKEKEIMMIVEKECVQEAAATTISVDASEEQNEEKEKTSDSGLDLNLSL; encoded by the coding sequence ATGGAAGGGGAAAGAAGGAAGAGAAAAACagtagaagaggaagaagaagaaaacgatGATGAGAAAATGGAGAAGTTTTTTGCTTTGATAAAGAGCACAAGAGATCTACTATCGAAACCAGACAaaaaagttgaagaaaaaaaggaaaagggTATTTGGAATCCAACGTTTCAACTAGAAGATTTCATTGGTTGTGAAGAGATAGCAAAGAGTAATAATAGTAGTGTTTCTGTTTCAGTTACTCATCATCATGATGCTAAAGCTGGTTCTTCTtcagagaaagaaaaagagattATGATGATAGTAGAGAAAGAATGTGTGCAAGAAGCAGCTGCAACAACAATTTCAGTAGATGCATCAGAGGAACAAaatgaagagaaagagaaaacaaGTGATAGTGGTTTAGACTTGAATCTTTCTTTGTAA
- the LOC131612798 gene encoding GDSL esterase/lipase At1g09390-like: MSLSVAFSISLLWISIFSSSSSYSSVAAVTLSGGCNKPAILFVFGDSNSDTGGLVSGLGFPVNLPNGRTFFHRSTGRLSDGRLVIDFLCQSLNTRFLTPYLDSLSGSTFTNGASFAVVGSSTLPKYVPFALNIQVMQFQHFKARSLQLATSGAKNMINEEGFRGALYLIDIGQNDLADSFTKNLSYAQVVKKIPTVIAEIENAVKSLYNEGGRKFWLHNTGPFGCLPKLIALSDKKDLDSFGCLSSYNSAARLFNEALYHSSQKIRTELKDATLVYVDIYAIKIDLIANAAKYGFTNPLMVCCGYGGPPYNFDVRVTCGQPGYQVCDEGTRHVSWDGIHYTEAANTWIASKILSTAYSTPRTPFGFFCSH; the protein is encoded by the exons ATGAGTTTGAGTGTGGCATTCTCAATCTCACTTCTATGGATATctatcttctcttcttcttcttcttattcttcagtAGCTGCTGTTACATTGAGTGGTGGATGCAATAAACCTGCGATTCTATTCGTGTTCGGAGATTCGAACTCGGACACGGGTGGACTCGTTTCTGGACTTGGTTTTCCGGTGAATCTTCCCAATGGTCGGACCTTTTTTCACAGATCCACTGGTCGGTTGTCCGATGGACGATTAGTCATCGATTTTCTCT GCCAAAGTTTGAATACAAGATTTTTGACACCATACTTGGACTCCTTGTCTGGATCAACATTCACAAATGGAGCAAGCTTTGCAGTGGTCGGATCCTCTACCCTCCCAAAATATGTTCCTTTCGCTTTGAATATTCAGGTCATGCAGTTCCAGCATTTCAAAGCTCGTAGCCTTCAACTCGCTACCTCAG GTGCAAAAAATATGATCAACGAAGAAGGCTTCCGCGGTGCACTTTACTTGATTGATATTGGGCAAAATGACCTTGCTGATTCATTTACCAAAAATCTATCATATGCGCAAGTCGTCAAGAAGATCCCAACAGTTATCGCTGAAATTGAGAATGCTGTTAAG AGTTTGTATAATGAAGGTGGCAGGAAATTTTGGCTTCACAATACCGGACCCTTTGGCTGTCTTCCTAAATTAATCGCACTGTCTGACAAGAAAGACCTCGATTCATTTGGATGTCTTTCTAGTTACAATTCCGCTGCAAGATTGTTTAACGAAGCACTGTATCATTCGAGCCAGAAAATAAGAACTGAATTGAAGGATGCTACGTTGGTTTATGTTGATATTTATGCCATTAAGATTGATCTCATCGCAAATGCCGCCAAATATG GTTTCACGAATCCGTTGATGGTATGCTGCGGCTACGGAGGACCACCTTATAATTTCGACGTAAGAGTGACATGTGGTCAACCTGGTTATCAGGTTTGCGATGAAGGAACACGGCATGTGAGTTGGGATGGAATCCATTACACCGAGGCTGCAAATACATGGATAGCTTCTAAAATACTTTCGACGGCTTATTCCACGCCACGGACACCTTTTGGTTTCTTCTGCAGCCACTGA